One window of the Pseudobdellovibrionaceae bacterium genome contains the following:
- a CDS encoding thioredoxin family protein, which translates to MTKFACALVLLFATALPSFGNEPCNDSGLIYKICSDQQEIFTGALERANASDKILLVKFGADWCPWCRSLHKIFTDPEFIAPLSSQLEVVEIGVYHPKSADKIPSGIKVLEDIIALSGQQVQVNGVPFLALYNPKNQKVFFQNTGELELNTATSKGHDRNKVSRALLNGIESIR; encoded by the coding sequence GTGACTAAATTTGCATGTGCTCTAGTGCTCCTTTTCGCTACTGCATTGCCAAGTTTTGGCAATGAGCCTTGCAATGATTCGGGCCTGATCTACAAGATATGTTCAGATCAACAGGAGATATTTACTGGCGCGCTCGAACGTGCGAACGCATCTGATAAAATACTTCTTGTCAAATTTGGAGCTGATTGGTGCCCCTGGTGTCGGTCCTTGCACAAGATCTTTACCGATCCCGAATTCATAGCTCCTTTATCCTCCCAGCTAGAAGTTGTTGAGATTGGCGTATACCACCCTAAGTCGGCAGACAAGATTCCATCTGGAATAAAGGTCCTCGAAGATATCATCGCTCTTTCGGGACAGCAGGTTCAGGTCAATGGCGTCCCGTTTTTGGCTCTTTATAATCCCAAAAACCAAAAGGTGTTTTTTCAAAACACGGGTGAACTGGAACTCAATACCGCAACCTCTAAGGGCCATGACCGCAATAAGGTCAGTCGTGCTCTCCTCAATGGCATAGAGAGTATTAGATAA
- a CDS encoding sigma-54-dependent Fis family transcriptional regulator produces MKPRILVVDDEESIREFLDIMLRKEGYEVTCAEDGQKALDILKKKSVDMVISDLQMPNMTGIELLRHVKDQFPDMLFMMITAFGSTETAVEAMKLGAYDYLTKPFKIDEVRINIANALRSQSLEVENRSLKKELTREYSFQNLVGNSEAMHRIFEMIRRVSQTPTNVLVTGESGTGKEMVAKAIHYNGPLKDKPFVTVNCGAIPETLMESEMFGHKKGSFTGAVADKAGLFEVADGGTLFLDEVGELAPTIQVKLLRAIQERVIRRVGATDDTKVEVRIIAATNRDLEDMVSKGEFRQDLFYRLNVINIRMPALRERTDDIPLLTQHFLAKYNDRLGKAIGSISAEAMDMMRKYHYPGNVRELENIIERTVALEGGATILPESLPPFVNTPSGRKLASSHEIEITDDGIDLDKVMGQIEKELLVKAIHAAGGVKKKAAKLLSITFRSMRYRVEKYNLGSISDDEMDEDSA; encoded by the coding sequence ATGAAACCAAGAATTCTGGTAGTCGACGACGAAGAGTCTATTCGCGAATTTCTAGACATCATGTTGCGCAAAGAAGGGTACGAAGTCACCTGCGCGGAAGATGGCCAAAAGGCACTGGATATTCTCAAAAAGAAATCCGTCGATATGGTCATTTCTGATTTGCAGATGCCAAACATGACAGGTATTGAGCTGCTTCGCCACGTGAAGGATCAGTTCCCTGACATGCTGTTCATGATGATCACGGCATTTGGTTCTACAGAAACCGCTGTGGAGGCCATGAAGCTTGGTGCTTACGACTACCTCACCAAGCCCTTCAAGATCGACGAAGTCCGGATCAACATTGCCAATGCCCTTCGCAGTCAGAGCTTGGAAGTTGAAAACCGATCTTTAAAGAAAGAACTAACTAGGGAATACAGTTTCCAAAACCTCGTTGGAAACTCTGAGGCCATGCATCGGATTTTCGAAATGATTCGCCGAGTTTCTCAAACTCCAACCAATGTGTTGGTCACCGGTGAAAGTGGTACGGGTAAGGAGATGGTGGCCAAAGCGATTCATTATAATGGCCCTCTCAAGGACAAGCCTTTTGTTACCGTCAACTGTGGAGCCATTCCTGAAACTCTGATGGAATCGGAGATGTTCGGTCACAAGAAGGGCTCGTTTACGGGTGCTGTTGCCGATAAGGCCGGTCTCTTCGAGGTGGCCGACGGAGGAACCCTGTTTTTGGATGAGGTGGGTGAGCTTGCTCCCACTATTCAGGTGAAGCTTCTTCGCGCCATTCAGGAGAGGGTGATCCGTCGTGTGGGTGCCACAGATGACACTAAAGTGGAAGTTCGCATTATCGCGGCCACCAACAGGGACCTGGAGGACATGGTTTCCAAAGGAGAGTTCCGGCAAGATCTCTTTTATCGTCTTAACGTAATCAACATTCGTATGCCCGCCCTGAGGGAGAGAACCGACGACATTCCTCTGCTCACACAGCACTTTCTCGCCAAATATAATGATAGATTAGGGAAGGCCATTGGAAGTATCAGCGCAGAGGCTATGGATATGATGCGCAAATATCATTACCCTGGTAACGTGCGCGAGCTGGAAAATATCATTGAGCGCACCGTGGCCCTTGAAGGTGGAGCGACGATCCTACCCGAAAGTTTGCCCCCATTTGTAAATACCCCTAGCGGCAGAAAATTGGCATCAAGCCATGAGATTGAAATCACAGATGATGGAATCGATCTCGACAAAGTCATGGGCCAGATTGAAAAGGAGCTTTTGGTTAAAGCCATTCATGCTGCGGGTGGCGTGAAAAAGAAGGCGGCGAAGCTCCTCAGCATCACCTTTCGCTCCATGCGCTACCGGGTTGAAAAGTATAACTTGGGCTCTATTAGCGACGATGAGATGGACGAGGATTCGGCCTGA